The nucleotide sequence GGAACTTATAATACAATgccaatggaaactacagagaaaAGCCCAATCGCAAACGCACTGATCATTCCTGTCGAAAATAGCTGGATTTCAAGCTTTTGCTTTAtaagttttgcaaaatagcattccgacgtagcatttatctaaaaaatatattgtgttatagaaaatcaaagttaatgttaatttgtaaaatatgatcgaaatcatttaaaacaatgaaaacaattagaaaaaaaagGCCATCTGAAGGAGcattgtaaaaaagaaaaatctgaACTGCTTTGGAAAAACAAAACCcctaatcaaactctggtaaataCCGCACtgtaatgtttcatttataataatgaagtttatatatatatatatatatatatttatatattcaatattcgTCCTGCCAAGCCATTGAAGCAGTTTGAAGAAAAGTGACATAAAACTCATTAAGTTAGATTTTGTGgctttcaaatgaaaacataatagAAATGTAGCAAACATGTTTATCAGTTAATGTCAGCTAAATACAGCTTTCCATGAAATATCTTTAGGCTAACTTGTTATTTAACTTGTCGACACTTACAATATtcccaagggatcccgaagggacatCACCAGCTGTAATCAAGTGGCCCTTCTTGATGTCAGGTGAATttacgttttgttttatgtgttttaatgaGCTTTAATataccttaaaataatttacatgacGTTGTATGTGGTAGAAGGGCTCTTAAAGTATTCAGCGTCAGTAAGAAACCACACGAGGCAAATAGTCGAATATTAATCTTTTTATAACTGTAACAACTTTAAGTTAACAGGCATGGAAAAATACAATGCAACAAGTGTTTACTTCATTGCATGGTCTGCGGTGTAAGGGAGATAATTATGTACTGGCGCTATTTCTTCTcttttaaggaaaataataatttcaaaaacagacAAATTAGTAGGACTGTTTTGGGCACTATATCAAGTCTtagtaaatacaaaaacaacatctatAATCCGAAATCAGTATGGTAATTCGGcaaaaaaatgcagaaaaaaaaaataatcacaataCAATCACTTTTAACAAGTGACTTCAGCTGTTAAATGAATAGAAAGAACGCATTATTTATACGCAtgatacaataaaatgaaataaatatgttttgaggaTAAGTTTCTCTCGCTACAAAAGTAACCAAAAGGCATTAATAAGTGTAAATCCTGACCAAAAGTCTCAGTTCTAATAAAACCCAGTGTATGTTAAGCTAATTTCACAGTACAAAATCAGAAAGATATGTAGGGTGCCTTCTTGGGCGTTTAGGTCTAGACATGATATCAGAACCAAATAGGGGTTTATCTTTTTCATGTGGAGATGATTGCGGTTCGTCAACTTCAGATGGTTGTAGTATATTAGGCTGACTAATGACGATTGGAACTAGACCTGCAGAATAAGGCGGACGTTCGGGGTTAGTCAACCTTGTTCGAATTTCAGCCGGCGCTGCTGGTTGGGAGTCACAGCACTGCGGTTCACACTCGAAGACCGACTCATTATCAGAATCTGCATGAATTATTTGTCGATCCGTAGATTGATATCACTCGGTAATGGGTAACACTCACTTTGCTTCATTTTATAAGAACTAGCGTGGATTTGATTTCCGAAGAATTGGTTAATAAAACACCACTCCATATCACACGATACAACGAGATATCTGTTTCAAACCTTAAGTTTGCTTTTGTCGGAATAAAGATACACTAGGTCAGCGACACGAACGTAATCCGACTGGCTTGTAGATTCTCCAGTCCGCTTTTATTTTTCACTATATGCatgatttttgttgtttaagaaTGATGTCCTGATCTGAAACTGGTATTTGGTCGTGCGTTAACTGAGATCTATGTGTTTACAGCTCCCGCAAGGAGAGACCTGATTTACGTAAACGCGAGTTGAGCCAAGCAACATAGATAGATAAACCTAAATTTGAGACATGATCCCCACCTGGTTTAAACTAAACAAGTTCACTTTCAAGTTCTTGTACAGCTTTCTCAGCAACTGGATGTTTGTTGACATTCTTTGTGCGTCATATTTCAAGCACAGTGTTAAGTCTTTAAAACGTGTCATCGAACGTAAAGccacaaaattatattatttttattttaagcgagAATCAAGAGCATTTCCTATTGATATCAAATTTCCTGAAAAGCGAATCTGTTAAAATCTAAAAGAATCAAACGTGGCGTATATATTTAACATGCGGTAGAagacacatattaaaataaatatttaaataagtcaGCAGCCGTGTACAACTACCTAACTCTTAcactaacatatatattttatgacaatataAAATTAGTCTTGTACGTTGATTATTAAAcgacatttaaaattaaatcagaGTCAACCATCGCCAAATTAAGGTGACCGACAATGCACAACTCGTTTCGAAAACAGATATCCCCGCCATTAATCATCGATAATATCATATGCATAAAGGTCATCATAATGTCAGTATTGTctgttaatattaatataagaatgaaattgtatttctttCAGTGAAATATTCAAGGAATGTAACCCACATACGTAATAAGACCTTTATTCCGTTTGAGATCTTAAAATGTACTCATATGAGGAACAATGTATaggtatttctgtatttatggTCGATTAAACATTAAGAATTAATGCAAACAAACTAAAATTCACTAAAGCTTTTCCGCTGTCAAAAAGACTCTCAGAGATAAAAATGTAACTTTGGCATGCGTTAAAAGTTACAGAGATATTATCTatctgcacgctagttattgaacgatCAAGCTCCGCCGTCTTGTAACGATCCGATATGGGGCTTAATGTATAGACGAAAGCAAAGGAAATTCTGTCAAACGAGGTACAACTAATTTGATAGCGGTTTGACTGTACTCCCAAAGTGTGTTCGaagcattttatttcattacaataGGGTTCTTGCCCAAAGTTGTTTTATATCCATCAGTAAAATATCCAAAAGGCCTAGagcattgtatttaaaaaaatgccatcgGAAAGTAACTTTTCAAAATCGCTTTCCGAagttatttttaaccaggttttccgatagtgaaacctggttattagttTGACGAAcctcgttgttcgggcgggccgAGCGGCAGGGCGGCcaggcggcgtcaaactcacctatgaaactgaataactttagtaagggttgacataccttgaccaaacttggtctatggGAGgtgtttatggagacctttcacgggattgcgtttggggtccctatggtcaaggtcactgttactaataatagaacaacggttgaaactgaataactttagtaagagTTGACATATCTTAACTAAACTTAGTCTATAGGAacagtttatggatacctttcatgggattgcgttttgggaccctagggtcaaggtcactgttacttaaaacagaaacacggttaaaattaattaactttTGTTAGGGTCCAcaaatcttgaccaaacttggtataaaggaaaaaaatatggatacctttcacgggattgcgtttggggtccctagggtcaaggtcaatgtcactgttactaaaaatagaaaaacagttgaaactgaataactttagtcagggtccacatatcttgaccaaacttggaattaaggaagagtttatggatacctttcgcGGGATTGCGTTTGgcgtccctagggtcaaggtcactgtaaaaaatggttgaaactgattaactttagtcagggtttacatatcttgaccaaactttttGGAAGACTTTATTGAtatctttcatgggattgcgtttgtgGTCCCTAGCGTCAATGTCAAGTCTACTGTTAGTAAAAATAGGAAAACGGTGTAAACTGAATAATATAGTTAGGATTGACAtctcttgacccaacttggtataaaatAAGAGCTTATGAACTTTtttgggattgcgttttgggtccctagattcaaggataaggtcaatgttactaaaaacagaaaactggttgaaactgaataactttagttagggttggcatatcttgaccaaacttggtgtaaAGGAAGAGTTAACGGAttcctttcatgggattgcttttggggtccctagggtcaggGCCACTGttattaaacaaagaaaacagacacaggctgaatttcttctgtcaatcattaaaaaccttgTTTCGTCGCATttcggcgtttcttgtttaagATTCAAATATTGAATTCAAAACCTCACAATTTCATTCACTTAGActgacatattttgtttgagTAATTCATAAGAGGTTGGACAATAGTTGTAGACATGATTATGTTTACCAGTTTAATCCCATCCCAGGTGCAATATTGATTCACTGAGCGTCCAAGACGGTAACACAACCACTGtttcaacacatttatattgacattaaaaagTTTATGGAACCTTCGTCTATTGCCATGTGGCGTTGTTAGTCTCGTTTAATAAGTATCAATGTGTCATGTAACCTTGTgacttttaacattattttgcttAATCCTGGTGCAATTTCTGTTCCTATTAAATTATTTGCTCAACGGTGATTAATCAAATGCtttattgcttttttgtttgtGCATTGTTTTTCGACTATAAACATTTCCGGTCATTGTCCACTGAAAGTAAAAGTTCAACAACCAGcgataaaaatgatattgtgtGGTTTTTGTATTGTGTTGTTACATATACTATTGTGGTTCCTTTAAAACAATTGCGACCTTCggacaattatttttaatgaaacaatgcGGAGTAGAATCCACGTATGATAGAACTAGTTCGTGACACATTCCTGGCTCCCaacatttatgaatatgttGCTTTAGGTTATTGCAATGTCGTACATGAACGCGCAGGTGAAATGGATAAGTATTGTCGGTATCATTTGATTTCTGGTTTCGGTAAGTTGTTCGTTTGTTTTTCTAACAACTGATATTATATAAGTTATGTCAATTTTTTACTTTTGTAGTTCTCGCGTTCTTCAAACTTGGATGAGGGTCTATGGTAAAAGAATGTAAAGTAGACGACGAGTACTAGCAGTTATGCTAGAAGCGAAAGTAGGTTTGTTTAATGTGTTCTGgtggtttattgaaatataacggTGCATTATATCTCGATAAACTCATCGTTTAAAACACTGAGTTAATCGAAAaagtaatttcacttttttctcagagtttaattgtttcattgttaCAATAGTAACATAAACACTTTAAATGCCGGGAATAACATGCAATGTTGTCATTAAATTTCGGTTCCAGTATGACgttatttggttaaaattgtcCTATTTAATATCAATTGAATTGTGCTTTTGTTAAATTATAGGCATGgaataaaaagattttttttatatcggGTTAAGaatacaaaagtaaatatttcgcTTGTGGCAAAACCACCTGTGTCATATTACTTTTGGTGCTcaatcggtgaaatatattgcatatcttaaactgaaacaacGAAATATACTCCATGCAATtgatacaatattttgaaatcgttTTTAGAACTCGTCTTAGTACCTGAATGAGTTATAAACTCAACAATCGAAGTGGCAGACGAGCTAAATGACCAGCCTGTTATATATCGAATTAGCATCGATTTGTATGGCAATCATGGTCAAAAGTCGGGCATTGCTATTttacgtgttgttgttttattttaatgtcggATTGAATATCGATTCCTGacgtgtgtgtttttttttcaattgcaaaCCCTAACTCCTGCGTTGATTAAAATAACGATATTAATATTCCATTCATTCATCATGTGCTATCTTTGTGGATACATTGTGGCTCCCATCCGATATTTCAGCTCTTATTGGTTACTTCTGTGCAGCAGAGAACAATTATGGAACGATATCTTTGGTCGGGCCAGTTTTTGTGAACAGGGAGGTAACCCTGAAAGTAACACCGTTCTACCCTTGGGGATGTGAGGTAGAATGGAAATACATAATGGAAGGTGACACACGATTCCAAACAATGAATGGGCCAAATGTTACAAGATATTCGGAGAATGGGTCATTCTTTTTGAAATGGAACGCTTTGAATAAATACAACGGATCTGAATTCTACGCCGGATgttcaacaaacacaacaataagAACACGCTTAATACAGTTAAATATGAAGGGTAAATAACGACTAACATTCCAAGATATTAACCAATATCATACTTCACACTTATTATCAAAGTAAAATTTAAAGTGTTtagtacatttttgtttactttttaattggGTTTTATTTGAAGCCTCTTAGAATTAAGGTGTTAAGGTGTATATTGCGTATTGTTTTTGCTATCAATGAACATAAGGTAgacaaatgttttgttataataatacattatttaagttataatataCAGATATTCCTCGCCAATGTGGGGCTGTCGTTCTTCTTAGCCCGGTTTTTCGCGGCGCCGACGTCAAACTAGGATATTTTCCGTCTGACGCTGCTATATCGCCACATACATTACATAGACGATTATGGAAGAAAAACATCGAAAATATACAGTTTCACAACGGCCATCATTATGTAGAGGAAATAGTATCtgaatatttgtacatattaactatattcCACTTTAATGAAAGAGACGAGGGATCATATAGTTTAGAGTGCAATGCAGTGGATAGCACGGAACCTGTGCAGCTTTATATTTCAGGTACCTTAATTGTAAATCATCAATAATTCCGGCAATTAGTTTATTATGTAGGcttgaaattaaaacatgagTAATATAAATGTAACAATGATAATTACATAAGCAGTAATGTAAAGTACATTTTCATCAGCACTTGAAAATATGTTGTCATatgcaaaatgattttaatgagtTGTGTTATTTTTCAGAGCGACCGAGTTATCCAGTCCTCGGTCCACAGTACCCCGACTTTAACACAACACAATGCATTTACCAGTATGCAGGCTCCGATGTATATTGCAAAACTAACAATGGATCAGAACCTGTTAAAGTATTACTTATACTTGGACATGATTCATTTGTTCTTCCTGAAAGCAAACAGAACAGAGGGTTGTACCGAATCAATAACGTCCATCAACAAATTGCTGGACTGTCAAGACGGAATGTGACATGTCAGGTTTCTAATGCAGCCCTTGAAACACCCTATGAAGTGCATGGCATTCTATGTAACGTAGGTACGCAATTAGGATATGCATACTTACAAGCTTTGATTCGTTGATTTGTAGAGGTTAAAATTATTGGATCGTATATACTATCGAATGCTGTTAATTCATTGTGTTTGATTTCCAGAGAAAGGAAGCCTGCCTTTTCTCACAGTTCCCGCATTCCTTCATGGAGAAAGTTCTACATCAATTTGTGAAGTGCGCAATGCTATTCCAGCTCCGGTTATTGAATTTCACATTGACAACGTCTTGCTAGCAGATGTTCAACAAAtcgatttatttaatatatcttCTCATACGTTTACCAGCACAGCAACGATTGCAAACGCTAACAAAACATGGAATGGAAAGCAAATGTGCTGCACCAGGAAAAGCACGTACAGTTTTGGTTTAACAGATGTGTCAGTATGCAAAAACATTAGTATGAAAGGTAAGTTAAATCTATATTTGATCGGTTTCGAGTAtaaagtagttaaatgttagAAACGTATGGCATTCTGTCGATCTTGTTGAACATGCATTGCATGCAACTGAATAATGAGaacaattaaataatcaaatataccaaaaCGGTCCAATTGGacataatagttatataaaatgcaCCTACATTCGAACTGGTcaatcatttgaaattattaactttgtattattataaaaatccaCCTAATTTAAAGGAACTAGCCACCAGATGATACCAAAATCCGTagatacagtatttcctcaaagcaagcctaaaattatcaatacgaGCTTATATGAtaccgataatacatcacttcacatgataaaaaatattttgtcgccgtctcagctgagtttactcGTTTAAAATAGCGCACAGTGGTTTATAGTCTGTGtgtagcatgtgaaagtcacgggAATAgtacacaaatacaattaacgacgctattttttaatttactggtatttacgtggtagacaaactcAGTAGATTTTGAATAgtaaaatacgcaaaaactgcgaaagatacatgtgtcgtaagcgatgttaAACATCAGTAAATAAACTTCAATGTACACAACGAATAcaattttatgttagtttttggcaattttcttttttgcaagTATGTTTGCAGGTACGTACtcgatcttatttttttactttcgtTCACCTACTAAAGCCGACACTGACTGATATGTTCATCATATATTTCCATATCTTTCACATCTTTCATTTAGGATGGGTTAAGACCATTtagtataaatatgttttaatctaCGTTGAAATGTATAGTATCAGTCGTTTTCTCTTAACATCATTGGCAGTTTTAAGCTCAATGACAAAGGGTTTGTATATAACGATTCGAATattcacttttaaattataccgAAACGAGGCATCAATTAGTATGTCGTCAATACCACgataaatgaaaatggtattGTGCCACTTTGCATcccttattttttattaactcTTTTTAGCTGGTTAATAATTCTTAACATTCAGTTTGGTTGAGAGAGCAAGTTcgttgaaaacaatgttaaaatccACACAGTAAACGACTGTGGtttatttttgtgatttataCCTTCCAAATAGGAGACAATTTCCAACTTAATGTCTCTTAGCAATGTCActatatttagatgttttacgGAGTCAATGCAATCCGCAGATAACATGAAGAAACGTGAATTAAATGAGATCGCTACTTTCAATGTGCTTATTAAGAATGTCTTAAGCAAACTGCAAAACTTCATATGCAAATCTGTATGAAGCTCAACCTAATCTgattgttgttggtttttttaattaaaaatcaaagTACGTTAGTTGGCATTCTATTAAATATTAGACatgtaataaatgcattaaatgaaggaagaaacaatataataataataccctAATAACCAAACAGAAGTACGTGTACAGCGAATGCTATCTTTTTACAGAAGTAACAACCAACCCTGCACTAGCTGTAACCGAACAGTGGCATTCGATCCTTTACGCCGTAGCTGGAATTCTTCCAGCTTTACTTGGAACGACGTTTACCGTGCTTCTCTTTCGTCGATGCAAACATCATGGTAATTGTTCAGATTGAAAAGTACACATTGCAGTCAATACCAAACGTACTGTTCacaatcatttaattaattgaCAATTATTGTCTAGTTCATTTCTAGGTCGAAACTCAAGTTGAACAATTTGTGATCGCTGTCTTCCGGttgacattgtttttactcAACGAGGGTAGACTCATTTCTTATTTAACTGTGGCAGGAGGCATGCCATTGGTAATCAACTATCAACTTTAAGAAATTTAAGCCTTTAATTAGTGTAGTCTCTCTATATATGTGATCCGTGTGGCCACTACAATGCTCAAATCAGCACAAACTCTGTTAATTCTGTTAAATTGATATTGCAAAACCAATGTCATCAAATCGATTATACGATGAAAGTCACATGTTAAGCAACCAGGAAATCTAATCGGAACGTTCCTGccattttcctttttaaaacatcctcggatgtttgccggtatataataataataatgataataataataaaacatacgaTATTGCACACAAATACTCCAAGTTAATGTGCATCAATAATCCTTGGATATATCAGCAATACAATCAGAGAAATCAACTCATTCTATAACGCTATTCTCGAATATTGTTTATCTCACCATGTCCAcaagataagtaaaataatttaatttttgacaTTCACTTGTGTGCAATTGCATTCAGTGAGAAGTAGAATGCCGTCTAGTCCTTAGcaaattacaaatgttttattttgttttaagttccAAGAAAACCGTAAATACatgatttataaaattatttatatatttgatacagAGTCTGAAACGATTCTATGCCGAAGAAGAACTGTCGTTAGAGAGCAGCATTTGCATGTGCATGATGTTGTTCAACCTAATTTGGATACAACTGCCCTTCACAATCTAGTAAGATTCCTGTTATGTATAACAATCTAATGTAATGaactataataattatattggtGCACCTTAGAAATCCCGATTTAAGTTATCATTGTAACAATGTTAATAAGAAAGCGTTTGAAACCGTGAACTTGCAATTGattcttgtttaaaacacttattCAAATACATCGTCTCACCGTCTACATAAATGACCCTTTAGGTTTTGGTAAGAGCAAAGACATGATCAGAGCGAGGTATAATCGTTACACCGATTGTAGCTGAAATTGTTAGTGGCTTTTAACCATGCATTTTCTTGCAACAAGTGTGTAATCGTGTACTCGATAGtcttatttcttaaattattaaaaaaggaTTAGGAATTTCACAGTGTTTATATTCGTTTGattgaaaacagtttatttacatttgtaggGAGATGTGTCTGCAAGTACAATCGAGAATACACATGTACCATCACTTGTGGATATGGAAGAAACCGAAGACCGTTTATACGACAATGTTTGCCACTACGAAAATGTGAATACCCTAACCGACCACCGAGATAAACGTGTCGGATAAACGAACCCGAtgcaaattatatttacaatttctatGCTATTTGAGTCTCCTATCCCAATATTTATGTAGTCAGAATTTAGTATTTTGGAATTCtcgttatcattattatttcgCTTACAGtttcagtgttgttttttgttagaatgtgtgtgtgtgtgtgtgcgcgtgtgcgtgtgcgtgtgcgtgtgtgtgtgtgtgtgtgtatattgttCTTAACTGTGTGTTGTCGTATGAAGCTATACTAGCTTTGCAGTTGTACACGTGTATATGTGAACATAACGCTACTTGTAATTTATGTCCAATTACTTCAGTATAATAGTGTATCTTGAATAATAACAGACAGAGCCCCTCAAATATCGGTTTCATTTGTTAAGTCGTGAGCTGGACGTTGTGCAATGTACGTATGCTAATATACTCATGTGCCTTAAATAGTGTTGTTCCTTTAATGGTTCCTTTAATGGTGAATAAGATGTTACTGGTGAAAAGTTATTTACACCATTAGAAATATATTCACCAATTATTTCATCTTTGTAGatagacaccttaaccactgGACCTCGTGCTTACACGTCATTCCAAACTTGTATTTATGCTAATATTCACTTTGATCAGATGCTCGAGCTTTCGTTTATGATATTCCAAACGTGTATTAAAGACTTACTGATATACAAATTTGTCACTTCCTCGTGCTCTTCCACGTCATTCCAAACTTGTACTTGAAGACTTTCGATTATTCACTTTGATCACATTCTCGCGCTATCGTTTATGTTTTTCCAAACTTGTTCTTGTAGGCTTCTGATATACACATTAGTCACTTGCCCATGCTCTCTTACCTGTCATTACAAACTTGTACTTGTAGGCTTACTGATATTCACATTAATTATTTCCTCGTGCTGTCTTACCTGTTTTCCAAACTTAatacaattgtgtttttatctGATTATATATTCTGCCTCTTTTCGTACAATGTTCATATTATTACATTCATATGAGACcatagttttaaacctttaaatcTTAGACGATTTGTGTTATTAGATGGGTGTTTAGGTAATTTTGTTTCGTATCTGGAAAGAATCAGCATTGATAGttcttttgtattcattatcaCTTAATACAAGTGTAGGTATCTTCTCGTTGAATACTTAACTCTTAAAGTTaataatacagtcaaaacccgctatgtcgaactctgatATCTCAATATTCTGGCTATGTCGAACTTTTTTGAATGCGTAGAGTTTGTAGAGACATGTTATGTATTTCGGTCATATCGAATGTTCGTAATCTCGAGGTATTTTCAGAGGGTTACAACGATTTCAACACCGAGTTTTTGACTGTGAGTGTAGTTTTTCTTGATTGTATTCAAGTTGATGCGGACTTATAACAGGCCTCTGTGTTGAATTGTGCAATATCGGGACAATGTAATTTTGCGATCTAGTAAACCGGTTTACCCCCAATTCTTAAGGTTAATCATGTTTTCGCTATATGTTTTTTgcgatatttaaaacatgtgaaactatgatatatgtgtttgttttcttttctgaaaaCATATCGTTCACAAGGTTTCACCAACTTGTCTTTTAAGCACAGATGTGCACAAATTAAAATTTACTAAAGCGTATGTGCATCGTCGTTAGTCTTGTTTTGATATAAAGTGTGTGTATACTATGTGATAAATTGCTCCCTCCAAAAGCAATATTTtacttcgaatgaagactttaaacaaagatctTCGTTCTTTCACCAGAGTTTATTTGAGATTTTAGTTTcctaaaacacttcaacaaaccttttcactaAACCACCGCCTGACGttgcactgtcaaaacataattttggaaATAGGAAATCTAATTACCTTATTagactccggtaataaaacgaaaaagctccttaagcggcgtagactgccctttatttcatttaaaatggtgaaaaaataagtaatctttgtttttaatcttcattcgaagcaaaatgttccTTTTCGATGTAGCAGTTATGACgtaatatatc is from Mya arenaria isolate MELC-2E11 chromosome 9, ASM2691426v1 and encodes:
- the LOC128203384 gene encoding uncharacterized protein LOC128203384, with the protein product MDKYCRYHLISGFALIGYFCAAENNYGTISLVGPVFVNREVTLKVTPFYPWGCEVEWKYIMEGDTRFQTMNGPNVTRYSENGSFFLKWNALNKYNGSEFYAGCSTNTTIRTRLIQLNMKDIPRQCGAVVLLSPVFRGADVKLGYFPSDAAISPHTLHRRLWKKNIENIQFHNGHHYVEEIVSEYLYILTIFHFNERDEGSYSLECNAVDSTEPVQLYISERPSYPVLGPQYPDFNTTQCIYQYAGSDVYCKTNNGSEPVKVLLILGHDSFVLPESKQNRGLYRINNVHQQIAGLSRRNVTCQVSNAALETPYEVHGILCNVEKGSLPFLTVPAFLHGESSTSICEVRNAIPAPVIEFHIDNVLLADVQQIDLFNISSHTFTSTATIANANKTWNGKQMCCTRKSTYSFGLTDVSVCKNISMKEVTTNPALAVTEQWHSILYAVAGILPALLGTTFTVLLFRRCKHHESETILCRRRTVVREQHLHVHDVVQPNLDTTALHNLGDVSASTIENTHVPSLVDMEETEDRLYDNVCHYENVNTLTDHRDKRVG